A DNA window from Sphingomonas profundi contains the following coding sequences:
- a CDS encoding acyl-homoserine-lactone synthase, whose translation MIQIIEGNRGKPFDRLIESMFADRKRLFVDLFGWDVPVVAGNLEIDQFDREGTVYVVAASPDGKHEASLRLMPSEGPHMLADLFPGLCPGGVPVGDATWESTRLCLPQRHGAARRKELRNALISAMVDFSLERGIERITGILPETFRKEVLSMGWLAEALGPPVRMAGGPVGAFAVHVRADTPDRLRWNGVYVDARADPDVRQPLVGQECLS comes from the coding sequence ATGATCCAGATCATCGAAGGCAATCGCGGCAAGCCGTTTGACCGCCTGATCGAGTCCATGTTCGCGGATCGAAAGCGCCTGTTCGTCGACCTGTTTGGCTGGGACGTGCCCGTCGTCGCCGGCAACCTGGAGATCGACCAGTTCGACCGGGAGGGCACCGTCTACGTGGTCGCGGCATCGCCGGACGGCAAGCACGAAGCATCCCTGCGCCTGATGCCGAGCGAGGGGCCCCATATGCTCGCTGACCTGTTCCCCGGCCTTTGCCCCGGCGGCGTACCGGTTGGCGATGCCACATGGGAGAGCACGCGGCTTTGCCTCCCTCAGCGGCATGGCGCGGCGCGTCGCAAGGAACTGCGCAACGCGCTCATCTCCGCGATGGTGGACTTCTCTCTGGAACGCGGCATCGAGCGCATCACGGGCATTCTCCCCGAAACCTTCCGCAAGGAAGTCCTGTCGATGGGGTGGCTCGCCGAAGCGCTCGGACCTCCCGTCCGGATGGCCGGCGGGCCCGTGGGTGCATTCGCAGTCCATGTGCGCGCCGATACGCCCGATCGCCTGCGCTGGAACGGCGTCTACGTCGACGCGCGCGCCGATCCCGACGTGCGGCAGCCCCTGGTTGGTCAGGAGTGCTTGTCATGA
- a CDS encoding phytanoyl-CoA dioxygenase family protein → MSWPMGRLAVDLHRDGWTVMPGAIDPAIIRDLEDDLSPRFVATPMSRGAFYGERTKRFGALLSRSRLVSGLVMHPTVLGIADIVLSPWCDRIALNLTQAIEIHPGALPQLPHRDQDMWPGPKGGMEYLVNVMWPLTPFTRANGGTRLWTGSHLDQNNPVLPEENSVVPSLYPGDALIFLGSTLHGGGGNVSVNPRRGIVISYCLGWLKPFELQWLVYPPQVARNFSPELAGLVGYAQHRPNLGNVEGQCPSILLRENVPDNRPAIDALRPDQAEAAGMFVRSQQGAAG, encoded by the coding sequence ATGAGCTGGCCGATGGGCCGGTTGGCAGTCGACCTCCACCGCGATGGCTGGACCGTCATGCCGGGAGCCATCGATCCGGCGATCATCCGTGATCTCGAGGACGACCTTTCCCCGCGCTTCGTCGCCACGCCGATGTCGCGCGGTGCCTTCTACGGCGAGCGCACGAAACGGTTCGGGGCGCTCCTATCGCGCTCAAGGCTTGTCTCGGGCTTGGTCATGCATCCAACGGTGCTGGGGATTGCCGACATCGTCCTGTCACCCTGGTGCGACCGCATCGCCCTGAACCTCACCCAGGCGATCGAGATCCATCCCGGAGCACTGCCGCAACTGCCGCATCGCGACCAAGACATGTGGCCCGGACCCAAGGGCGGCATGGAATATCTGGTCAACGTCATGTGGCCGCTGACTCCGTTCACACGCGCGAATGGCGGCACGCGGCTGTGGACAGGAAGTCACCTGGACCAGAACAATCCCGTCCTGCCAGAGGAGAACTCGGTCGTCCCCAGCCTATATCCGGGGGACGCACTGATCTTCCTTGGCTCCACCTTGCACGGCGGTGGCGGAAACGTGAGTGTGAACCCGCGTCGCGGGATCGTCATCAGCTACTGCCTGGGCTGGCTGAAGCCGTTCGAGCTGCAATGGCTCGTCTACCCGCCCCAGGTCGCGCGCAACTTCTCGCCGGAACTCGCCGGGCTCGTCGGCTATGCCCAGCACCGTCCCAACCTCGGAAACGTCGAGGGGCAATGCCCTTCCATCCTTCTTCGTGAGAACGTGCCGGACAACCGGCCGGCGATCGATGCGCTGCGACCCGACCAAGCCGAGGCCGCCGGGATGTTCGTCCGGTCCCAACAGGGCGCGGCCGGCTGA
- a CDS encoding transcriptional regulator domain-containing protein — translation MVMRDPLAYQAIIRHGRPALAWEVLRRDPAYRAAFCRARMPEPGFAADERFVADWGLHFP, via the coding sequence ATGGTGATGCGCGACCCGCTCGCCTACCAGGCGATCATCCGCCACGGACGACCCGCGCTCGCATGGGAAGTGCTTCGTCGCGATCCCGCGTACCGTGCGGCCTTCTGCCGGGCGAGGATGCCCGAGCCGGGCTTTGCGGCCGACGAGCGCTTCGTGGCCGATTGGGGGCTTCACTTTCCCTGA
- a CDS encoding DNA -binding domain-containing protein, translating to MLRFDLADDDRLVAQVAAIRALREPRLSGQESLRLAAKLLALEAVDARSDGASLRETAASILGPGDWPGDGEHRKSYVRRLLKIGEQMIRAGPRAILDQF from the coding sequence ATGCTCCGCTTCGATCTGGCGGATGATGACCGCCTCGTCGCGCAGGTGGCAGCAATTAGGGCCTTGCGGGAGCCAAGGCTTAGCGGGCAGGAGAGCCTTCGTTTGGCGGCCAAGCTGCTTGCATTAGAGGCTGTCGATGCGCGAAGCGACGGTGCCAGCCTGAGGGAGACAGCTGCCTCAATCCTCGGACCCGGTGATTGGCCGGGCGATGGCGAGCACAGGAAATCTTATGTGAGAAGGTTGCTGAAGATCGGGGAGCAAATGATCCGGGCGGGCCCGCGAGCTATTCTCGATCAGTTTTGA
- a CDS encoding helix-turn-helix domain-containing protein — MDLKHVLATNLRRVRHERNLTQEDVADLTGLSSRYIGSIERARVSASVTILGKLAEALNTEACNLIKS; from the coding sequence ATGGATCTGAAGCACGTTCTGGCGACGAATCTTCGTCGAGTTCGCCATGAGCGCAATCTGACGCAAGAAGATGTGGCAGACCTGACTGGTCTGAGTTCACGATATATTGGCTCGATCGAACGAGCACGCGTGTCTGCAAGTGTAACAATTCTCGGAAAGCTCGCTGAGGCGTTGAACACGGAAGCGTGTAATCTTATAAAGTCGTGA
- a CDS encoding ArdC family protein, which yields MREAASRRANRKVSGDDRQTDNRVSLYDEVTARIVSELEAGRLPWVQPWGSTGSAGPGLPRNALTARSYSGVNVLILWGAVIEHGFPSQSWLTFRQAQEAGGCVRKGEHGVTVVFADRFTPEAEKERASREGGDPKAVPFLKRFTVFNVAQCEGLRAGLASDPASLPEREIVPVAEEVIAASGVDFHIGGDRAFYVPSLDFVQVPPQPAFFEQVNYYRTCLHELTHATGHAKRLARDLTNGFGSKDYAREELVAEMGSAFLCAALGIMPTVRHADYVGSWLDVLREDNRAIFRAASAATKAAEWLLARHREAQDERIAA from the coding sequence ATGCGAGAAGCCGCCAGTCGTCGTGCCAACCGCAAGGTTTCGGGCGATGATCGTCAGACCGACAACCGGGTGAGCCTCTATGACGAGGTGACCGCGCGGATCGTTTCCGAGTTGGAGGCGGGTCGCCTGCCTTGGGTCCAGCCGTGGGGATCGACCGGCAGCGCGGGTCCGGGCCTGCCGCGCAATGCGCTCACCGCGCGCAGCTATTCGGGCGTCAATGTACTGATCCTATGGGGCGCGGTCATCGAGCACGGCTTTCCGTCGCAATCGTGGCTGACCTTCCGGCAGGCGCAGGAAGCGGGCGGGTGCGTCCGCAAGGGCGAGCATGGCGTCACCGTCGTCTTTGCCGACCGCTTCACCCCCGAGGCCGAGAAGGAACGGGCCTCGCGCGAGGGTGGCGACCCCAAGGCGGTGCCGTTCCTCAAGCGGTTCACCGTCTTCAATGTCGCGCAGTGCGAGGGACTGCGCGCCGGGCTGGCGTCCGATCCCGCGTCGCTGCCCGAGCGCGAGATCGTGCCCGTCGCCGAGGAGGTGATCGCGGCCTCAGGCGTCGACTTCCACATCGGCGGCGACCGCGCCTTCTATGTCCCATCGCTCGATTTCGTGCAGGTGCCGCCGCAGCCCGCCTTCTTCGAGCAGGTCAACTATTACCGGACCTGCCTGCACGAACTGACTCACGCCACCGGCCACGCCAAGCGGCTGGCCCGCGACCTGACCAACGGCTTCGGCAGCAAGGACTATGCGCGGGAGGAACTGGTCGCCGAAATGGGATCGGCTTTCCTCTGTGCCGCGCTCGGCATCATGCCGACCGTGCGCCACGCCGACTATGTCGGCTCATGGCTGGACGTGCTGCGCGAGGACAACCGCGCGATCTTCCGCGCGGCCAGCGCCGCGACCAAGGCGGCCGAATGGCTGCTCGCGCGGCATCGCGAGGCCCAGGACGAGAGGATCGCGGCATGA
- a CDS encoding DUF2958 domain-containing protein: MILLLPETRFALRANEINRRAAASAERAEPDPVPVLKLFNPLGAATWLATELGDDGDTLFGLADLGFGCPELGYFSLSEIAGVRLPFGMVIERDLSFESAFPLSVWADTARRAGPILGAQTLLYRAVSPPGADELPLSGG, encoded by the coding sequence ATGATCCTCTTGCTCCCCGAAACCCGCTTCGCGCTGCGCGCCAACGAAATCAACCGGCGCGCCGCCGCGTCCGCAGAAAGGGCTGAACCGGACCCGGTGCCGGTGCTCAAGCTGTTCAACCCGCTCGGCGCGGCGACATGGCTGGCGACCGAACTCGGCGACGACGGAGACACCCTGTTCGGCCTTGCCGACCTCGGCTTCGGCTGTCCGGAACTCGGCTATTTCAGCCTGTCCGAGATCGCCGGCGTCCGGCTACCGTTCGGCATGGTGATCGAGCGCGACCTGTCGTTCGAGAGCGCTTTCCCCTTATCCGTCTGGGCCGATACCGCGCGCCGCGCCGGTCCAATCCTCGGGGCGCAAACCCTCTTGTACCGGGCCGTATCGCCGCCCGGTGCCGATGAGCTTCCGCTGTCTGGCGGATGA
- a CDS encoding ParB/RepB/Spo0J family partition protein: MKLDFIDLGKLSVSKVNMRYAKKAPDVSDILPTVRKRGVLVPLIVRPNCSPGAFEIVAGARRFTAAKIVAEEKGDAEPQETMLPCAILEDGDDADAIEASMIENMARLDADEVTQWENFVRLAKEGRTIEDISATFGLPDLMVRRVLALGNLMPRIRDLYRKEKIDAATVRHLTLASKSQQRAWLTLFDDPDAYVPTGRQLKSWLFGGQEISTDKALFALDVYKGQIIGDLFGKEQFFADSDAFWTAQNALIAARSEAYLEAGWSDVVVVPPDTHFHVYELTKAPKRKGGRVYIDARASGEVTFHEGYLTAKEAKRLERGDMPDSAAKSTRPEVTSTMQTYIDLHRHAAVRAALTGHPKVALRLMVAHAIVGSHLWSVKPEPQTARQAEVRESFETCRGEADFDENRRAVLALLDFSAEEPTVTGGNGDDYSLAGVFLRLLDLPDRAVMDVIAVVMGETLAAGSAAVEAVGMTIGIDIASYWRADDAFFELLRDKEVLIRIVAEVAGETVAAANANEKGKALKRIVADHLAGENGRTKVDKWVPRWMAFPPSAYTTRGGVGTVKAYAKVEAARPPELDPTSPGPVLALPAPEPDHQSVPLAA; encoded by the coding sequence ATGAAACTCGACTTTATCGACCTTGGCAAGCTGTCGGTCAGCAAGGTCAACATGCGCTATGCGAAGAAGGCCCCGGACGTGTCCGACATCCTTCCCACCGTGCGCAAGCGCGGCGTTCTCGTGCCCTTGATCGTCCGGCCCAATTGCAGTCCCGGCGCCTTCGAGATCGTCGCGGGCGCGCGGCGCTTCACCGCCGCCAAGATCGTGGCGGAGGAAAAAGGCGACGCCGAGCCTCAAGAAACCATGTTGCCCTGCGCCATCCTTGAGGACGGTGACGACGCCGACGCCATCGAGGCGTCGATGATCGAGAACATGGCCCGACTGGACGCCGACGAGGTCACCCAATGGGAGAACTTCGTCCGTCTGGCGAAGGAAGGCCGCACCATCGAGGATATATCCGCGACCTTCGGGCTGCCCGACCTGATGGTCCGGCGCGTCCTCGCGCTCGGCAACCTCATGCCACGCATCCGCGATCTCTACCGCAAGGAGAAGATCGACGCGGCGACCGTGCGGCATCTCACCCTCGCCAGCAAAAGTCAGCAACGTGCGTGGCTGACTTTGTTCGACGACCCCGACGCCTATGTTCCGACCGGGCGGCAACTGAAGTCGTGGCTGTTCGGCGGGCAGGAAATCAGCACCGACAAGGCGCTGTTCGCGCTGGACGTCTACAAGGGCCAGATTATCGGTGACCTGTTCGGCAAGGAGCAGTTCTTTGCCGATAGCGATGCGTTCTGGACCGCGCAGAACGCCTTGATCGCGGCGCGCAGCGAGGCTTATCTCGAGGCCGGATGGTCGGACGTGGTGGTTGTTCCGCCCGACACCCATTTTCACGTCTACGAGCTGACCAAGGCCCCGAAGCGCAAGGGCGGGCGCGTCTATATCGACGCGCGCGCCAGCGGCGAGGTGACGTTCCACGAGGGTTATCTGACCGCCAAGGAGGCGAAGCGGCTCGAACGCGGCGACATGCCGGACAGCGCCGCCAAGTCCACGCGGCCCGAGGTGACGAGCACGATGCAGACCTATATCGACCTGCATCGCCATGCCGCCGTGCGCGCCGCGTTGACCGGCCATCCCAAGGTTGCGCTGCGCTTGATGGTGGCGCACGCCATCGTCGGCTCGCATCTGTGGAGCGTGAAGCCCGAGCCGCAGACCGCACGGCAAGCGGAGGTGCGCGAGAGCTTCGAGACGTGCCGGGGCGAGGCCGACTTTGACGAGAACCGCCGCGCCGTTCTGGCGCTGCTCGACTTCTCGGCCGAGGAACCCACGGTGACCGGCGGCAACGGCGACGACTATAGTCTGGCGGGCGTATTCCTGCGCTTGCTCGACCTGCCCGACCGTGCGGTGATGGACGTGATCGCCGTCGTCATGGGCGAGACGTTGGCCGCTGGCAGCGCCGCCGTCGAGGCGGTGGGGATGACCATCGGCATCGACATCGCGTCCTACTGGCGAGCCGACGATGCGTTCTTCGAGCTTCTTCGCGACAAGGAGGTGCTGATTCGGATCGTCGCCGAGGTGGCGGGCGAAACGGTCGCCGCCGCCAACGCGAACGAAAAGGGCAAGGCCTTGAAGCGCATCGTCGCCGACCATCTGGCGGGTGAGAATGGCCGGACGAAGGTCGACAAGTGGGTGCCGCGCTGGATGGCGTTCCCGCCATCAGCCTACACGACGCGCGGCGGCGTCGGGACGGTCAAGGCTTATGCCAAGGTCGAAGCGGCGCGGCCTCCCGAGCTTGACCCCACCAGCCCCGGTCCTGTGCTGGCGCTGCCCGCGCCCGAGCCGGATCACCAGTCGGTGCCGCTCGCGGCGTGA
- a CDS encoding thermonuclease family protein: MRRVFLSILSLAATTAAAPIAAQPGDDGSGRVAWVTDGDTFRLVGGERIRIAGIDAPETHRDQARCAGEVTLGLRAKGRATALLAGRDVTFHRVGRSYNRTVATVILDGHDLGTELVRIGVAARWPRGRPKPVWCGHAS; this comes from the coding sequence ATGCGCCGCGTTTTTCTTTCGATCCTCTCCCTTGCCGCCACGACGGCGGCAGCGCCGATCGCCGCCCAACCCGGCGATGACGGTTCGGGCCGCGTGGCCTGGGTGACGGACGGTGACACGTTCCGGCTGGTAGGCGGAGAGCGTATCAGGATCGCAGGGATAGATGCCCCGGAAACGCACCGCGACCAGGCCAGATGCGCAGGCGAGGTGACGCTCGGCCTGCGCGCGAAGGGCCGCGCCACGGCGCTGCTTGCAGGGCGCGACGTGACCTTCCATCGCGTCGGCCGCAGCTATAACCGCACCGTCGCCACCGTCATTCTCGACGGCCATGACCTCGGCACCGAGCTGGTTCGCATCGGCGTCGCGGCACGCTGGCCGCGCGGTCGTCCAAAGCCGGTCTGGTGCGGGCACGCGTCTTGA